One Candidatus Peregrinibacteria bacterium DNA segment encodes these proteins:
- a CDS encoding HNH endonuclease has product MDKKDQVLHQQFSEYGRNAREWTRKCVLLLPQIERRQVWRKKGFGSIFEYAAKLAGMSRATVEEALRVLKKIENKAALQAVVAEKGLQRVRPVVSIATLDTADFWAEKARTMSKHSLETYVQNFRRECLPGEETKTVKLSMELSPETLEKLKRMKGDSTWQELMDRFLDGEKETVVSEIVPLDVKTKASSRHIPLRIQRQVRERSGGLCAYPGCSRRATSLHHTQRWALEKVHDPARLHALCTAHERLAHLGLIDNEEAPSSHWRLRTQPDFESNKRFVDQYVALYRPS; this is encoded by the coding sequence ATGGATAAAAAAGATCAAGTTCTTCATCAGCAATTCAGTGAATATGGGCGAAATGCGCGTGAGTGGACTCGCAAGTGTGTGCTTCTTTTGCCTCAAATTGAACGTCGGCAAGTTTGGCGCAAGAAGGGTTTTGGCAGTATTTTTGAGTATGCAGCAAAGTTGGCAGGGATGAGTCGGGCTACTGTTGAGGAAGCTTTGCGTGTCTTAAAAAAGATAGAAAATAAAGCTGCTCTACAGGCTGTAGTGGCTGAGAAAGGTTTGCAGCGCGTGCGGCCTGTGGTGTCCATCGCCACTTTAGACACGGCTGATTTTTGGGCGGAGAAAGCCAGAACCATGAGTAAACACAGTTTGGAAACTTACGTCCAAAACTTCAGGAGAGAATGTCTCCCCGGGGAGGAAACCAAAACTGTAAAACTTAGCATGGAACTTTCCCCCGAGACGCTTGAAAAATTGAAGCGAATGAAGGGAGACTCTACGTGGCAAGAACTGATGGACAGGTTCCTTGATGGTGAAAAAGAGACTGTTGTTTCAGAAATTGTGCCTCTCGATGTCAAAACGAAGGCTTCTTCGCGGCATATCCCTTTACGAATTCAGAGGCAGGTTCGAGAGCGGAGCGGAGGTCTTTGTGCGTATCCTGGCTGTTCACGACGAGCGACTTCTTTGCATCATACTCAACGTTGGGCACTTGAAAAAGTTCATGATCCTGCGCGCTTGCATGCCCTTTGTACGGCCCACGAACGCTTAGCCCATTTGGGTCTCATCGACAATGAAGAAGCACCATCTTCGCATTGGAGACTGCGGACTCAGCCGGACTTTGAATCTAATAAACGTTTTGTGGATCAATATGTGGCTTTGTATCGGCCTAGCTAG
- a CDS encoding fructose-1,6-bisphosphatase, whose translation MNYDFLIHRGATSELAELLVELGRAIEDISKSILQASTKKAGSQNAYGEEQIAMDVMADEILNRTLKTNPYVAAYCSEEQDGMQEANPEGIFSVFHDPLDGSSLFDVNFSVGTIVGIYPLKKVLGHTPREQVAALYAVYGPRTTVMLSIGKGVQEFLLTAEGWVQVSEDVKVAAGKKYFAPGNLRATAEREDYLKLVNCFITEQYTLRYSGGMVPDLNHIFKKGSGVFMYPGMPSAPEGKLRLMYECGPMAFLMEQAGGASSNGKISILDLEIASLTQKTPVYLGTQEEVEKVCKAML comes from the coding sequence ATGAACTATGACTTTCTCATTCATCGCGGCGCCACTTCTGAACTGGCGGAATTGCTGGTCGAATTGGGCCGTGCTATTGAAGACATTTCTAAATCCATCCTTCAAGCCAGCACCAAAAAAGCGGGCAGCCAAAATGCGTACGGGGAAGAGCAAATCGCCATGGATGTGATGGCGGATGAAATTTTGAATCGCACACTCAAAACGAATCCTTATGTGGCAGCGTATTGCAGTGAAGAACAGGATGGAATGCAAGAGGCGAATCCAGAGGGAATCTTCAGTGTTTTTCACGACCCGCTGGATGGTTCCAGCCTCTTTGATGTCAATTTTTCAGTGGGCACCATCGTGGGGATTTATCCGTTGAAGAAAGTGCTGGGCCACACCCCACGTGAGCAGGTCGCGGCGCTTTATGCTGTGTATGGTCCTCGCACGACGGTGATGCTTTCGATTGGCAAGGGAGTGCAAGAATTTTTACTGACTGCAGAGGGATGGGTGCAAGTGAGTGAGGATGTAAAAGTGGCGGCGGGCAAAAAATATTTTGCGCCCGGAAATTTGCGTGCCACGGCGGAGCGAGAGGATTATTTGAAGCTGGTGAACTGCTTCATCACGGAGCAATACACCCTGCGTTACTCTGGGGGGATGGTGCCGGATCTCAATCATATTTTCAAAAAAGGCTCCGGCGTTTTTATGTATCCGGGTATGCCCAGTGCACCCGAGGGCAAGCTCAGGTTGATGTACGAATGTGGCCCCATGGCTTTTTTAATGGAGCAAGCGGGGGGGGCCAGCAGCAATGGAAAAATTTCTATCCTTGATCTTGAGATTGCTTCACTGACTCAAAAGACGCCCGTTTATCTTGGGACTCAAGAAGAAGTGGAAAAAGTTTGCAAGGCTATGTTATAG